A DNA window from Pogona vitticeps strain Pit_001003342236 chromosome 2, PviZW2.1, whole genome shotgun sequence contains the following coding sequences:
- the LOC144587269 gene encoding uncharacterized protein LOC144587269, translated as MTLDIVSENRPVWDQGEGGEEMQNLQQFWEAILQGLRKGFPKQIANHKVYERFQKKALGLPDPEKPFKLFLHERQGMALGVLTQQVGSWRRPVAYLSKLLDNVTRGWPSCLQAVAAAVLLAKEAQKFSLGALVTIHVPHVVTTVLEYKGGLWLSNAHISRYQAQVLDSPDLRLVTSSCLNPATLLPSPQMDGEPILHDCLQTIETEYSSRKDLSDSPRPNPHLEFFVDGGSLVRDEVRKAGCAVVTDSSAVEALPLPLGMLAQKAELIALTRALELARHKKGNIYTDSRYAFGVLHAFGGLWRNGLQDSQRGGL; from the exons ATGACACTG GACATTGTTTCTGAAAATCGCCCAGTTTGGGATCAGGGcgagggaggagaagaaatgcagaacTTGCAACAGTTTTGGGAAGCTATTCTTCAAGGATTGCGGAAAGGCTTCCCGAAGCAGATAGCTAATCATAAAGTATATGAGAGATTCCAAAAGAAGG CCCTAGGGTTGCCGGATCCAGAGAAGCCATTCAAACTGTTTTTACATGAACGGCAAGGTATGGCACTGGGTGTCCTAACCCAACAGGTAGGCAGCTGGCGGAGGCCGGTCGCCTACTTGTCTAAGTTACTGGATAATGTGACCAGAGGTTGGCCGTCGTGTCTCCAAGCAGTAGCGGCAGCTGTCCTCCTCGCAAAGGAGGCTCAGAAATTCTCTCTAGGTGCCCTAGTTACTATACATGTCCCGCATGTGGTGACAACTGTGCTGGAGTACAAAGGAGGCCTTTGGCTCTCGAACGCGCACATAAGTAGATATCAAGCGCAGGTCCTGGACAGCCCGGACCTCCGGCTTGTTACAAGCTCCTGCCTCAACCCTGCCACCCTACTCCCTTCCCCGCAGATGGATGGGGAACCTATCCTACATGACTGTTTACAAACCATTGAAACTGAATACTCAAGCCGCAAAGACCTTTCCGATTCCCCTCGGCCAAACCCCCATCTCGAGTTTTTCGTGGACGGGGGTAGCCTGGTAAGGGACGAAGTACGTAAGGCCGGCTGTGCCGTAGTCACGGATTCCTCAGCAGTGGAGGCTCTGCCTCTCCCGCTGGGTATGTTGGCACAGAAAGCGGAACTGATTGCCCTTACAAGGGCATTGGAATTGGCACGACATAAGAAAGGTAACATTTACACTGACTCCCGCTATGCCTTTGGGGTGCTCCATGCATTTGGGGGTCTATGGAGAAACGGGCTACAAGACAGCCAAAGGGGAGGACTTTAA